From one Streptomyces sp. SCSIO 30461 genomic stretch:
- a CDS encoding phosphotransferase: protein MARHLWRDRILPRLAQDLASLRPQPIHGDLHWDNVVAGSGGGRFGFIDFDKVMHAPPVFDLAKLLATGFFVLQGERARYQQSRATDLLAGYRSIRPLDEAEVAAIEGFVVILNGEIARLGYTYDVPAYQAQANAVGAWWTTRRRQRPQDPLGLRERKNLPATQQLRLSDHDN, encoded by the coding sequence GTGGCCCGGCACCTGTGGCGGGACAGGATCCTGCCCCGCCTGGCCCAGGACCTGGCGTCGCTGCGGCCCCAGCCCATCCACGGCGACCTGCACTGGGACAACGTCGTGGCCGGCAGTGGTGGCGGCCGGTTCGGGTTCATCGACTTCGACAAGGTCATGCACGCCCCGCCCGTTTTCGACCTCGCCAAGCTCCTCGCCACCGGGTTCTTCGTCCTCCAAGGCGAGAGAGCCCGCTACCAGCAGTCACGGGCCACGGACCTCCTGGCGGGCTACCGCAGCATCCGGCCACTGGACGAGGCCGAGGTAGCCGCGATCGAGGGTTTCGTGGTGATCCTCAACGGAGAGATCGCACGCCTGGGATACACGTACGACGTCCCCGCCTACCAGGCCCAGGCCAACGCGGTCGGCGCCTGGTGGACGACCCGGCGCCGCCAGCGGCCCCAAGACCCACTCGGCCTGCGCGAGCGGAAGAACCTCCCCGCGACCCAGCAGCTCCGCCTGTCTGACCACGACAACTAA